A genomic stretch from Desulfolutivibrio sulfodismutans DSM 3696 includes:
- a CDS encoding TlpA family protein disulfide reductase produces the protein MTGGWKCWTRRPWALAILWGAAAVMWAGVAAAELPGVGDTLPTFTLPTPGSAEDRAALGLADSPTFALGDMDAQCVLFEVIGVYCVECHKQAPIFSRLHARLAKDEQLAGRVKMLAMAAGATEKEVEYLRAKGNYPFVVVNDPDYVAHKILGEPKTPFTMIVTREGKVVFAHLGVIADTAALFREFEKLCR, from the coding sequence ATGACCGGAGGCTGGAAGTGTTGGACGCGGCGCCCCTGGGCCTTGGCGATCCTGTGGGGCGCGGCGGCCGTCATGTGGGCAGGCGTGGCGGCGGCCGAATTGCCCGGGGTGGGGGACACGTTGCCGACGTTCACCCTGCCGACGCCGGGATCGGCCGAGGACCGGGCCGCGCTCGGGCTGGCGGACAGTCCGACATTCGCACTCGGCGATATGGATGCCCAATGCGTCCTTTTCGAGGTCATCGGCGTGTACTGTGTGGAATGCCACAAGCAGGCCCCGATTTTCAGCAGGCTGCATGCCCGGCTGGCCAAGGATGAGCAATTGGCCGGGCGGGTGAAGATGCTGGCCATGGCCGCCGGGGCCACGGAAAAGGAAGTGGAGTATCTGCGGGCCAAGGGAAATTATCCGTTTGTCGTGGTCAACGATCCGGACTATGTCGCCCATAAAATCCTTGGCGAACCGAAAACTCCCTTCACCATGATCGTGACCCGGGAGGGCAAGGTGGTTTTTGCCCATCTGGGCGTGATCGCGGACACGGCAGCCCTGTTCCGCGAGTTCGAGAAACTGTGTCGATGA
- a CDS encoding response regulator gives MRRILVIDDEKPTLSMFSLYLEAYGFEPLTAETGERGLEIFREHHPSIVLTDIKMPGMGGLAVLKQIKEESPDTEVIVITGHGDIDLALKALNLNATDFIDKPIRQEALESALRRAEERLATLRNKDEEIAVREVGGVAAIDIRGNLTSRSEPYLLKAYKEASGPQGTRPLLLHFEQSASINGAGIAVLTQLLLESDKLGQPVAISGPSENFTKVFEIVGITKFVDIFETEEAAVAMLQGKARGLTTEGAP, from the coding sequence ATGCGACGGATTTTGGTCATTGACGACGAAAAGCCGACCTTGTCCATGTTTTCGCTCTACCTTGAGGCCTACGGCTTCGAGCCGCTGACGGCCGAGACAGGGGAGCGGGGGCTGGAAATCTTTCGCGAACACCACCCGTCCATCGTGCTGACGGATATCAAAATGCCGGGCATGGGCGGGCTGGCGGTGCTCAAACAGATCAAGGAGGAGAGTCCGGACACCGAGGTCATCGTCATCACCGGCCATGGCGACATCGATCTGGCGCTCAAGGCCTTAAATCTCAACGCCACGGATTTCATCGACAAGCCCATTCGCCAGGAGGCCTTGGAATCGGCCCTGCGCCGGGCCGAGGAGCGGCTGGCGACCCTGCGCAACAAGGATGAGGAGATTGCCGTGCGCGAAGTGGGGGGCGTGGCCGCCATCGACATCCGGGGCAACCTCACCTCGCGTTCCGAACCGTATCTGCTCAAGGCCTACAAGGAGGCCTCCGGTCCCCAGGGGACACGTCCGCTGCTTTTGCATTTCGAACAAAGCGCCTCCATCAACGGGGCCGGGATCGCGGTATTGACCCAGCTTCTCCTGGAGAGCGACAAACTCGGGCAACCCGTGGCCATCTCCGGTCCCTCGGAGAATTTCACCAAGGTTTTTGAGATCGTGGGCATCACCAAGTTTGTGGACATCTTCGAGACCGAGGAGGCGGCCGTGGCCATGCTGCAAGGCAAGGCACGCGGTTTAACGACAGAGGGAGCGCCATGA
- a CDS encoding ABC transporter substrate-binding protein, whose protein sequence is MSLSPRCLIVWVLVLLAFSITSCEKDSARDAAGLITPGVTDNTILVGSSLPLSGHASYLGLQTLYGAMSYINYVNATGGVHGRTIEVKALDDQYDPAKCVTNTQKLIVEDNVFALFCYVGTPTTLKIIPLIDEAKVPLVGIFTGANALREPFNRHIINVRASYYQETKAAVQHLVDDLGIKRIAVFYQYDTYGFDGLKGTELALKDYGLAPVARGTYARGTMEVEEGLNRILEANPEAVVMIGTYGPCARFIKLAEERGANPVFYAVSFVGADEIARILGPENKGEVIMSQVVPPPDLPETRTLLWGVVEYSDMLKKYYPTEMPNTVGLEAYINAKVLVEGLRRAGRDLTRNHFIDAIESIRDYSVGIANTISFSPEKHQGLERVYFNKLENGKFALITDWTKIRIHRPEAREAQPESVEGTPRGENEAVPARQP, encoded by the coding sequence GTGAGCCTCAGTCCACGATGTTTGATCGTATGGGTTCTTGTCCTGCTGGCGTTTTCCATCACCTCCTGTGAAAAAGACTCCGCCCGGGATGCGGCGGGTCTCATCACCCCCGGGGTCACCGACAACACCATCCTCGTCGGCTCCTCCCTGCCGCTCTCCGGCCACGCCAGCTACCTGGGCCTGCAAACCCTTTACGGGGCCATGAGCTACATCAATTACGTCAACGCCACGGGCGGCGTCCACGGCCGCACCATCGAGGTCAAGGCCCTAGACGACCAGTACGACCCGGCCAAGTGCGTCACCAACACCCAAAAGCTCATTGTCGAGGACAACGTCTTCGCGCTTTTCTGCTACGTGGGCACGCCCACGACGCTCAAAATCATCCCGCTCATCGATGAGGCCAAGGTACCGCTGGTCGGCATCTTCACCGGGGCCAACGCGCTTCGCGAGCCCTTCAACCGCCATATCATCAACGTCCGCGCCTCCTATTACCAGGAAACCAAGGCCGCCGTGCAGCATCTCGTGGACGACCTGGGCATCAAGCGCATCGCCGTCTTCTACCAGTACGACACCTACGGCTTCGACGGCCTCAAGGGCACGGAGCTGGCGCTCAAGGACTACGGACTGGCCCCCGTGGCCCGGGGCACCTACGCCCGGGGCACCATGGAGGTGGAGGAGGGCTTAAACCGCATCCTGGAGGCCAACCCCGAGGCCGTGGTCATGATCGGCACCTATGGTCCCTGCGCCCGGTTCATCAAGCTGGCCGAGGAGCGGGGGGCCAATCCGGTTTTCTACGCCGTGTCGTTCGTGGGCGCGGACGAGATCGCCCGCATCCTGGGGCCGGAAAACAAGGGCGAGGTGATCATGTCCCAGGTGGTGCCGCCGCCGGATCTGCCCGAGACGCGCACGCTTTTATGGGGCGTGGTGGAATATTCGGACATGTTGAAAAAGTACTATCCCACGGAAATGCCCAACACCGTGGGCCTGGAGGCCTACATCAACGCCAAGGTGCTGGTGGAGGGGCTGCGCCGGGCCGGCCGCGACCTGACCCGCAACCATTTCATCGACGCCATCGAATCCATCCGCGACTATTCCGTGGGCATCGCCAACACCATTTCGTTCAGTCCGGAAAAGCATCAGGGGTTGGAGCGGGTGTATTTCAACAAGCTCGAAAACGGGAAGTTCGCGCTCATCACCGATTGGACCAAGATTCGAATTCATCGACCCGAGGCCAGGGAAGCGCAGCCTGAATCCGTCGAAGGGACGCCGCGTGGTGAAAATGAAGCCGTTCCGGCACGTCAGCCTTAA
- a CDS encoding ATP-binding protein: MKPFRHVSLKIKIFLSTLGVVLLISVTIAMLARWILVSSLTRELELRGVAIAQSIAEGGSGYVLDQDTPNLVSLIFDAAQLGERKILISYIYIVDMDGNVLANTFIKPFPRDLLSVNILPPDKDQAVTLIQVDGEQAYDIAVPIKEGIYTLGSVHVGLNKNHIDNLVGKLRFTFLGFISAIVVIIFLIALRLSNYITQPVTRLTRISDEISRGNLDFPMALLDAQGREPRDCPAYNNTDLPCWHFDQNLMAESEATAENVRTCKECVFYKKRKGDEVDQLADSFNNMIWSIKLYRRRLRESEEKYRSLFDSNPDPVFVVDLKKKRILDANPRAEEVYGYTKPELLGRPIADLEPPDGMTGVCRFLNMPQAGECILFPKVRHIKKGGVPFFVNLHACRTHYRGKEAVIFSTTDITDMVEKDAQLIQASKMKTLGEMSAGIAHELNQPLNAIKMGSDFLSLMVGQKRDIPKEHLGRVVGEISVQVDRAATIINHLREFGRKSDLKKEKVDINIPIRGVFTIIGQQLALQNIDVTLDLCDSLPQIHAHSNRLEQVFFNLVTNARDAVNMRQNTAENGSGPREISIRSWLENDRVAVTVSDTGCGITPQDLQKIFEPFFTTKTMGHGMGLGLSISYGIVKDYGGDIEVGSEPGEGTTFKLTFPLTDN, encoded by the coding sequence ATGAAGCCGTTCCGGCACGTCAGCCTTAAGATCAAGATCTTTCTGAGCACGCTTGGCGTGGTGCTCCTGATCAGCGTGACCATCGCCATGCTGGCCAGATGGATATTGGTCTCAAGCCTCACCCGCGAGCTGGAGCTGCGCGGCGTGGCCATCGCCCAGAGCATCGCCGAGGGCGGCAGCGGCTATGTCCTGGACCAGGACACCCCCAACCTGGTCAGCCTGATCTTCGACGCGGCCCAGCTCGGCGAACGCAAGATCCTTATCTCCTACATCTACATCGTGGACATGGACGGCAACGTCCTGGCCAACACCTTCATCAAGCCCTTTCCCCGGGATCTCCTGTCCGTCAACATCCTGCCCCCGGACAAGGACCAGGCCGTGACGCTCATCCAGGTGGACGGGGAGCAGGCCTACGACATCGCCGTGCCCATCAAGGAGGGCATCTACACCCTGGGCTCGGTGCATGTGGGCCTGAATAAAAACCACATCGACAATCTGGTGGGCAAGCTGCGCTTCACCTTCCTGGGGTTCATTTCGGCCATCGTGGTCATCATCTTTCTCATCGCCCTGCGCCTGTCCAACTACATCACCCAGCCCGTCACCCGCTTAACGCGCATCTCCGACGAGATCAGCCGGGGCAACCTGGATTTCCCCATGGCCCTGCTCGACGCCCAGGGCCGCGAACCCCGGGACTGCCCGGCCTACAACAACACCGACCTGCCGTGCTGGCATTTCGACCAGAACCTCATGGCCGAATCCGAGGCCACGGCGGAAAACGTGCGCACCTGCAAGGAGTGCGTGTTCTATAAAAAGCGCAAGGGCGACGAGGTGGACCAGTTGGCCGACTCCTTCAACAACATGATCTGGTCCATCAAGCTTTATCGCCGCAGGCTGCGCGAATCCGAGGAAAAATACCGCTCGCTTTTCGACAGCAACCCCGATCCGGTCTTTGTGGTGGATTTGAAAAAGAAGCGCATTCTGGACGCCAACCCCCGGGCCGAGGAGGTCTACGGCTATACCAAGCCCGAGCTTCTGGGCCGCCCCATCGCCGACCTGGAGCCGCCCGACGGCATGACCGGCGTCTGCCGTTTCCTGAACATGCCCCAGGCCGGGGAATGCATCCTCTTTCCCAAAGTGCGGCACATCAAAAAGGGCGGCGTCCCGTTTTTCGTGAACCTGCACGCCTGCCGCACCCATTACCGGGGCAAGGAGGCGGTGATTTTCTCCACCACGGACATCACGGACATGGTGGAAAAGGACGCCCAGCTCATCCAGGCCAGCAAGATGAAGACCCTGGGCGAAATGAGCGCGGGCATCGCCCACGAGCTCAACCAGCCCTTAAACGCCATCAAGATGGGCAGCGATTTTTTAAGCCTCATGGTGGGCCAGAAACGGGACATCCCCAAGGAACACCTGGGCCGGGTGGTGGGGGAGATCAGCGTCCAGGTGGACCGGGCCGCAACCATCATCAACCACCTGCGGGAATTCGGCCGCAAGTCGGACTTGAAAAAAGAAAAGGTGGACATCAACATCCCCATCCGGGGCGTGTTCACCATCATCGGCCAACAACTGGCCCTGCAAAACATCGACGTGACCCTGGATTTGTGCGATTCTCTCCCCCAGATTCACGCCCATTCCAACCGGCTCGAGCAGGTGTTTTTCAATCTGGTGACCAACGCCCGGGACGCCGTGAACATGCGTCAGAATACCGCTGAAAACGGGTCCGGACCCCGGGAGATATCCATTCGTTCCTGGCTTGAGAACGACCGGGTGGCCGTGACCGTCTCCGATACCGGGTGCGGCATTACGCCACAGGATCTCCAGAAGATTTTCGAGCCGTTTTTCACCACAAAAACCATGGGGCACGGCATGGGACTCGGACTGTCCATCTCCTACGGCATCGTCAAGGATTACGGGGGCGATATCGAGGTGGGCAGCGAACCCGGGGAAGGCACCACCTTCAAACTGACGTTTCCCCTGACGGACAACTGA
- a CDS encoding ParA family protein produces the protein MLKATQELNTIANSLSNYIDESKITDFRAILNFDMGANIYILCQETEQCSEIVKDLKKLTNMRLDIECISVEQFDDDAYYKSLFERTSRIDYGARRSLFSFSSNGSTTKKFKPWIVSFYSYKGGVGRTTSLALFGAHAAYNHGKKIFIIDLDIEAPGITNFYGLYRNGNFNNGVIEYLKDKEYDSSTALDETYVYEVSKDISGPGSIHVMSAGNIHEKNDRDDFIIGLARLDLIGSEAFINSIYNMISEIEDTYNPDIILIDSRTGLNDIFGSIVNHISSTTIGIFGIDVQNEPGLHFFLDTYIESSKIDSVILVNAIATRSFSKNLQIFKNKIDSYLNENLPSSIDSIPAIPTFQFSHNSTLECVGKDDEDLNDFIDVIVKKSTTDYVNCFEYLLKMAKDKTSSTPTSRSAHCEEAVEEPDEHLSVANNDSDENFSENSIINSADILFSKYPNKEAILNNLSKNYPEPYAEDICFSDDFLAKKFYIRKSMEDIFLPDKFMFLGGKGTGKTALYLALQNNTFFKNIKLRSQKLNTKYLRLEYTSLLTADGKLSDIFFSIDNFDQSSIPDKDYFYKRFWIVYIWAILFQPRNKLGITPSIPAFVIGNNAQTAVLIKKHIYDDQLFCSIENDLTSFDNYMNSQDSNLILAFDQLDKIVKPRLWSSAITPLINYCLSVNFKRLQLKLFIRRDLFNSLGNITNKYQLENRSINLEWSVDEIFDFFFKIIIAHSRDAFFNYISDYHHAYNRFTTSFINKMKKVVEKKHSYNQFNADSCFIKALVEVFFGEFADPDGSRKWGESYEWFYVNLKNADNTISLRPFLDLVKFALDRAKDDNNFNISYFPAINQRYFSAAARSYAVERHLKDLANEEGNEPLQIIINEIRNDKVPQNTRITTLLQTEFEELANYIIKNNKTLSDNGYTVEKFENDLTLNGIISVKYKAGGRKMYSFAFLYKYYLGLKKPMATKYKPRKFNSKY, from the coding sequence ATGCTAAAAGCAACACAAGAACTCAATACAATTGCAAATAGTCTTTCAAATTATATTGATGAATCTAAAATTACTGATTTTAGAGCTATATTAAATTTTGACATGGGTGCAAACATATACATACTTTGTCAAGAAACTGAACAATGCAGCGAAATTGTTAAAGATCTTAAAAAATTGACAAACATGCGTCTTGACATAGAGTGCATCTCAGTTGAACAATTTGACGATGATGCTTATTATAAATCGCTATTCGAAAGGACTTCAAGAATCGACTACGGCGCTCGCAGATCGTTATTTTCTTTTTCATCAAATGGCAGCACCACCAAAAAATTTAAACCATGGATAGTATCATTTTATAGTTACAAAGGTGGTGTAGGAAGAACAACATCACTAGCACTTTTTGGCGCGCACGCTGCTTACAACCATGGAAAAAAAATATTTATAATTGATCTAGATATTGAAGCCCCAGGAATTACTAATTTCTATGGACTTTACAGAAATGGCAATTTCAACAATGGAGTCATAGAGTATTTGAAAGATAAAGAATACGACAGTAGCACGGCACTAGATGAAACATATGTATATGAGGTTTCAAAAGATATATCTGGACCTGGTTCAATACATGTAATGTCTGCTGGAAATATTCACGAAAAAAATGATAGAGATGATTTTATAATTGGGCTAGCTCGATTAGATCTGATTGGATCAGAGGCATTCATTAATAGCATATATAATATGATTAGTGAAATAGAAGATACATATAATCCCGACATAATTCTGATTGACTCGCGGACTGGATTAAATGACATATTTGGTTCAATAGTAAATCATATTTCATCAACAACCATAGGAATTTTTGGTATTGATGTACAAAATGAACCCGGACTACATTTTTTTCTCGATACATATATTGAAAGTAGCAAAATCGACTCTGTCATTCTTGTTAATGCCATCGCCACACGATCATTTTCAAAAAATTTACAAATTTTTAAAAATAAAATTGATTCCTATTTAAATGAGAATTTGCCTAGCAGTATTGATTCTATCCCCGCCATACCAACATTTCAATTTTCTCATAACAGCACACTAGAATGTGTTGGCAAAGACGATGAAGACTTAAATGATTTTATAGATGTCATTGTCAAGAAGTCAACTACAGATTATGTGAATTGCTTTGAATACCTTTTAAAAATGGCAAAAGATAAAACATCGTCAACTCCAACATCACGTTCAGCTCATTGCGAGGAAGCAGTTGAGGAACCTGATGAACATCTCAGCGTAGCCAACAATGATAGTGATGAAAACTTTTCTGAAAACAGCATTATAAATTCAGCTGACATATTGTTTTCAAAGTATCCCAACAAAGAGGCCATCCTCAACAACCTTTCAAAAAATTATCCCGAGCCATATGCGGAAGATATTTGTTTTTCTGATGATTTTCTTGCAAAGAAATTTTATATTCGGAAATCAATGGAAGACATTTTCCTCCCTGATAAATTTATGTTTTTAGGCGGAAAGGGTACCGGAAAAACTGCGTTGTATCTTGCTTTGCAGAATAATACATTTTTTAAAAATATTAAGCTCCGCTCACAAAAATTAAACACAAAGTATTTGCGACTTGAGTATACATCTTTGCTGACAGCCGATGGAAAACTCAGTGATATTTTCTTTTCAATAGACAACTTTGATCAAAGCAGCATTCCAGATAAAGATTATTTTTACAAACGATTCTGGATCGTATATATTTGGGCAATATTATTCCAACCAAGAAATAAACTCGGCATCACTCCATCAATTCCAGCTTTTGTTATTGGGAATAATGCACAGACTGCCGTGTTAATTAAAAAACACATTTACGACGATCAATTATTTTGCTCTATTGAAAATGACTTGACGTCGTTTGACAACTACATGAACAGTCAAGATTCAAATCTTATACTTGCATTCGACCAGCTTGACAAGATTGTCAAACCCCGCCTCTGGTCAAGCGCGATAACACCATTGATAAACTACTGTCTTTCTGTAAATTTCAAACGTCTTCAGTTAAAATTATTTATCCGCCGTGATCTATTCAATAGCCTTGGGAACATTACCAACAAATATCAGCTGGAAAATCGGTCTATCAATCTTGAATGGAGCGTAGATGAAATTTTTGATTTTTTCTTTAAAATAATCATTGCACACTCTCGCGATGCTTTTTTTAACTATATAAGCGACTATCATCATGCTTATAACAGATTTACCACAAGCTTCATAAATAAAATGAAAAAAGTTGTTGAAAAAAAACATAGTTACAATCAATTTAATGCTGACTCGTGCTTCATAAAAGCTTTAGTTGAAGTTTTTTTTGGTGAATTTGCAGATCCGGATGGTTCTAGAAAATGGGGTGAGTCATATGAGTGGTTCTATGTAAATCTAAAAAATGCTGACAATACCATTAGCTTGCGTCCATTTCTTGATCTTGTAAAGTTTGCATTGGACCGCGCCAAAGATGATAACAACTTTAATATTTCGTATTTTCCCGCAATTAACCAGAGATACTTTAGCGCAGCTGCTCGAAGCTATGCTGTGGAACGGCACCTAAAGGACTTAGCCAATGAGGAAGGCAACGAACCTTTACAAATCATCATAAATGAAATTAGAAACGATAAAGTACCACAAAACACTAGGATTACAACTCTTTTGCAAACTGAGTTTGAGGAACTTGCCAATTATATTATCAAAAACAATAAAACTTTATCTGATAATGGCTACACTGTGGAGAAATTCGAAAATGATTTAACGTTAAACGGAATTATTTCTGTAAAATACAAAGCTGGTGGCAGAAAGATGTACTCTTTCGCTTTTTTATACAAATACTATCTCGGATTAAAGAAACCGATGGCGACCAAGTACAAACCCCGTAAATTCAACTCAAAATACTAA